The Erinaceus europaeus chromosome 4, mEriEur2.1, whole genome shotgun sequence genomic sequence tgtcttcccctcctctctccatttctctctgtcctatccaatagcaataataaccacaacaataataaaacaataagggcagtggtaaagctttggactctcaagcatgaggtcccgggttcgatccccggcagcacatgtgccagagtgatgtctggttctttctctctcctatctttctcataaataaataaaatctttaaaaaaaaaaaaaaagacaacaaaatgggaaaaaatgacctctaggagcggtgaattcatggtgtaggcactgagccccagcaacaaccctggaggcaaaaataaataagtaaatcaggagccaggcagtagtacacctggttgggcacaaactacagattcaagcccctggtccccacctgcaggaggagtgtttgatagcagtgaggcagggctgcagatgtctctctcctctctctctcttcttcccttttttttttatttttaagtttcagcatttatttatttgataaagacagccagaaatcaagaggaagggggatacagagaaggagagaaacagacacctgcagccctacttcactgctcgtgaagctttcccccccgcaggtggcgaccgggggcttgaacccagatctttgtgctttgtaacgtgcactcaaccaggcgtgccaccacctggcccctctctcctctatctcccgtttccctctcagtttctctgtctctatccaaaaaataaatgaataaaataatttaataaaaaaaagagcaaaaactttaaaacaatctttaaaaagaaaaaaaaagacactggagAGACAGTTTACTGGGGTGCCAagcacaatccaggttcaagttctgaaAGAACCTAGAAAGTGCTATACCACTGAGGTGTCTCTACTTCTGTGGTATCTATTTCCTTCTGTGGTATctatttcttctgtctctctgtctaaatgaaaaaatggcccaggagcagtgaaatcccacATGTTGAAGGCCCTGGCTCCATGaagcgtgtacacacacacacacacacacacacacacacacatcagagagCACCTAATTGAGGGAACTAAGAAGGGATTCTCCTGAAGTCCACCCTTGGGTCATTTTGGAAGGGGTCCCAGTGCAGACAACATTCATATCCGCGTGGTTCTGTGCCACCCTGCCCTCCCTTGGGCCAGACCTCCTCCTCGGTGGCCCTACCTGCCCATCCAGAATCTTGTCTAGAAGATACAGGACTTGCCCCAGTGGAGTAAGGGCCTGGTCCTGGGTCAGAGACTCGTGTGGCCTGAGGTGGATAAAGCAGGAACACACGAGCATAGAATGGCGTGCAGAGGACAGGTGGGTCCCACGCTGACTCGTGTATGGACAGTTGACCTCTTCCCCAGACCTTCTCCACCCACCTTGTCCAGGCCTGAGTCTCCTGAGTTGACCCCTCCAGATGGAGGATGTCAGGGGGCAGCACCAAGGCAGCATCCAGTGGGGTCAGGGCAGCAGCCGTGTGGACAGCTGACCTGgggtggaggcacagctggtCCAGGAGGGAGCTCAGCGCAGACACTGCATGAGCCGCAGCTGTCTTCAGTTCAAGCCCCGCGGGCAGCAGAGTTGAGGGTCGCCCCTCCAGGGAGTGGGTGCCAGAACTCAGCCTGGGGGTTGCACCTAGGGGGTTAGTTCAGAGTCATGGCCACTGTGTGGGAACCGAGATGATAGTCCTCCAGCCTGGCCTGAATCACACTGACCTTGGAGCTGCAGGCTCTTCCAGTAAGGGGCCTGGGCTGCCCGGACACTCTGGATTGACTCCAGGGCACTATGGGAAGAAGCAGACCAGTGAGGCCTGGCCTTGAACCCTcagccctccccaccctcctgcccctcgAACCTTTGACACGGAACCATGGGCCCTGACAGGGGTGGAGTGGGGTCGCCCAGCAGCGCCTGAACCATCATGCACACAGACTGGGAGAGTGACTCCAGGTGGTAGCCTccctgggaggagggaggagtgaggagggccgaggcagggaggagggaggagtgagGGGGACCAGGCAGGGTGTTACTGGGGTGAGTACTCAGGAGGCCCCGCCCTATGGCCCATGTGGCTGTCCAGCCCATGCAGCCCTCCTGTGGGTCACAGTCACCTCCAGCACTGCACAGACCCGGCCACCAGCCAGCACCTGCAGCAGGCGTGTGAGGTGTGCAAAGCACTCTGGGGTAGCCTGCATCTGCCCCTGGAAACACAGTCACATGTGACATATGACAGGAGATGGGAGCCCAGGACTCATGCCGCCACCCTGCCTCCACCCCCAGGGCAAGTCCTCACCTCTGGGTCTCTGATCGCTGAGTCAAATCCTGCCGAGATGAGCACCAGCTCAGGATCAAACTGTGGACAGGACAGTGGAGAGAGGCTGGAGCAGGATTGGCAGGGGACCCTTCCAGAAActttccccaccccccaggaaGGAGGAGAGACTCCTCCCCTCTAAAGAGGCTCATCCCCCACTTGTCCCGGCTTTTTTGCACATGCACACTACCACTGTGGAGTGGCCTAAGGTCAACTCGTTCAttctttattttggagagagagaaggaagaggggggggGCACAAAGAGGCCCCAGACACCAGAGACAGTGCTTCTCTACCACTCACGGCTCTCCCTTGTGGTGCCAGGGTCACCCACACAGTAAGACACGTGCTCTAAGGGTGAGCCATCTCTCACTGCCCTCTCTGCCCACTTGCTGTCTTAGAGTGGGATGCTGGTGCCCAACCCCCAGCCCAGTCACCTCGAAGGCCAGCGGAAGCAGCACGTGCAGGAAGGCAGCCACATAGTCAGCATTTCCCATCCCGACCTGTGGCCATGGGGCATTCATGTTGAGTCCTACCAGGGGGCACTGCAGGGCCCTCCCCCTGGGGCCTTACTCTGGGGTGGTCCCAGCAAAGACCCTGGACTACACTCAGGATGCCCAGAGCTGTGGAGTAGAGGTAGGGAAGATGGGGCTTTGGGGAAAGCTGGGCACCTGATTCCAGGGCAAGTTGACAGTGAAACCACGGCCCTGGCCCTGCCCAACAACATCCGCATCAGAATCTCGAAGGTGAGGCCAGAACTGCGCATGTTCATAACGGTGCCAGGAGAAGTACAGAATGCTGCAGACAGGGCTAGGGGTCAGAGGTCGGACCCCTCAGCCCTGCAGCTCCTCACACAACCCCAACTCGCAGGCACACAGTCACATGTCTCCACCCAGATTGCACCTGGCCAGAATGTGCAGACCCAAATGTGGGGTTATAGGGCCGTGTCCCTACCCTCAGCATACCTGGGGTCATCCTCAAAGACATACTGGATGCCCTGGCCGTGGTGGATATCCCAATCAACAATGAGGATCCTGGggacagacagcacagcaccgTGGTCACTGAGGGCTAGGAGCTCTGCTCAGGAAGGCGCTGGTGGTAGGGGTTCTCTTTGAGGCCCCGGGGGTGTGGACCTGCACAGCCCGTGTTTCTGCTTAGCGTGTTTGGCTGCTATGGCCACGTTGTTGAACACGCAGAATCCATTTGCAGCTGCCCGCTGGCTGTGGTGCCCAGGAGGCCTAGGAGAGAGGGACGTGTCTCGAGCATGTTAAGGTCATTTTGTGCCCACAGATGGGGGTGTCCTGGTGAGGGGGGTACCTCTCACCTCACTAGGGCGAGCCCATTGTGCACAGTCCCAGTCAGCACAGCATCCACCAGCTGCAATGTGGCTCCCACAGCCAGCCGGGCACAGTGGAAGGTACTCTGTGGGGGCAGGGGTTGCTGCTGAGACTCTGTAGGCTGCCTCGTGCACCCTCCGCCCTCTGCCCAAGCCTAGAGGCAGTGAACGGGAATAGTGCACGGCCTGAGCTGAGgttcccagtgtgtgtgtgtgtgtgtgtgtgtgtgtgtgtgtgtgcgcacacgcgCGCTCACGCCCTCTCGAGGGTGAGTGCATTAACCATACGCACTGGATGAAAGTAGACCGCATCGTACTGTCCAGACAGTGCTTGGAGCTCTCCTGTGTCCAAGGCTTGGGTTCCCCGCACCAGGCCC encodes the following:
- the HDAC10 gene encoding polyamine deacetylase HDAC10 isoform X3, with the protein product MGTALVYHEDMTTARLLWDDPECELECPERLTAILERLQQSGLQQRCQRLVAQEASEAALGLVHRILIVDWDIHHGQGIQYVFEDDPSILYFSWHRYEHAQFWPHLRDSDADVVGQGQGRGFTVNLPWNQVGMGNADYVAAFLHVLLPLAFEFDPELVLISAGFDSAIRDPEGQMQATPECFAHLTRLLQVLAGGRVCAVLEGGYHLESLSQSVCMMVQALLGDPTPPLSGPMVPCQSALESIQSVRAAQAPYWKSLQLQGATPRLSSGTHSLEGRPSTLLPAGLELKTAAAHAVSALSSLLDQLCLHPRSAVHTAAALTPLDAALVLPPDILHLEGSTQETQAWTRPHESLTQDQALTPLGQVLYLLDKILDGQVGSGIAATPAPTLNATLDVVIRRSLSHGTQRLFCVTMGQLDRPPDLANDGRSLWLHIGGKEATALSMFQVSMPLHGTTGGFLNCVLSLVLPLAYGYQPDLTLVVLGRTHGLQGPQPALLTALLQGPAGGRILVLVEEESTPKFAGVLAQVLHGEAPPSLGPFSVPFPEDMQALMYLRQQLEPQWKMLQVTAPS
- the HDAC10 gene encoding polyamine deacetylase HDAC10 isoform X5, whose product is MGTALVYHEDMTTARLLWDDPECELECPERLTAILERLQQSGLQQRCQRLVAQEASEAALGLVHSPEYVGLVRGTQALDTGELQALSGQYDAVYFHPSTFHCARLAVGATLQLVDAVLTGTVHNGLALVRPPGHHSQRAAANGFCVFNNVAIAAKHAKQKHGLCRILIVDWDIHHGQGIQYVFEDDPSILYFSWHRYEHAQFWPHLRDSDADVVGQGQGRGFTVNLPWNQVGMGNADYVAAFLHVLLPLAFEFDPELVLISAGFDSAIRDPEGQMQATPECFAHLTRLLQVLAGGRVCAVLEGGYHLESLSQSVCMMVQALLGDPTPPLSGPMVPCQSALESIQSVRAAQAPYWKSLQLQGATPRLSSGTHSLEGRPSTLLPAGLELKTAAAHAVSALSSLLDQLCLHPRSAVHTAAALTPLDAALVLPPDILHLEGSTQETQAWTRPHESLTQDQALTPLGQVLYLLDKILDGQVGSGIAATPAPTLNATLDVVIRRSLSHGTQRLFCVTMGQLDRPPDLANDGRSLWLHIGGKEATALSMFQVSMPLHGTTGGFLNCVLSLVLPLAYGYQPDLTLVVLGRTHGLQGPQPALLTALLQGPAGGRILVLVEEESTPKFAGVLAQVLHGEAPPSLGPFSVPFPEDMQALMYLRQQLEPQWKMLQVTAPS
- the HDAC10 gene encoding polyamine deacetylase HDAC10 isoform X1, with translation MPTPGSPRGLRGSAGPGAQSTFHCARLAVGATLQLVDAVLTGTVHNGLALVRPPGHHSQRAAANGFCVFNNVAIAAKHAKQKHGLCRILIVDWDIHHGQGIQYVFEDDPSILYFSWHRYEHAQFWPHLRDSDADVVGQGQGRGFTVNLPWNQVGMGNADYVAAFLHVLLPLAFEFDPELVLISAGFDSAIRDPEGQMQATPECFAHLTRLLQVLAGGRVCAVLEGGYHLESLSQSVCMMVQALLGDPTPPLSGPMVPCQSALESIQSVRAAQAPYWKSLQLQGATPRLSSGTHSLEGRPSTLLPAGLELKTAAAHAVSALSSLLDQLCLHPRSAVHTAAALTPLDAALVLPPDILHLEGSTQETQAWTRPHESLTQDQALTPLGQVLYLLDKILDGQVGSGIAATPAPTLNATLDVVIRRSLSHGTQRLFCVTMGQLDRPPDLANDGRSLWLHIGGKEATALSMFQVSMPLHGTTGGFLNCVLSLVLPLAYGYQPDLTLVVLGRTHGLQGPQPALLTALLQGPAGGRILVLVEEESTPKFAGVLAQVLHGEAPPSLGPFSVPFPEDMQALMYLRQQLEPQWKMLQVTAPS
- the HDAC10 gene encoding polyamine deacetylase HDAC10 isoform X4, which produces MAELLPLVIPLPAPAVRATLPAFCSAALNMWAWCGEPKPWTQESSKHCLDSTMRSTFIQILIVDWDIHHGQGIQYVFEDDPSILYFSWHRYEHAQFWPHLRDSDADVVGQGQGRGFTVNLPWNQVGMGNADYVAAFLHVLLPLAFEFDPELVLISAGFDSAIRDPEGQMQATPECFAHLTRLLQVLAGGRVCAVLEGGYHLESLSQSVCMMVQALLGDPTPPLSGPMVPCQSALESIQSVRAAQAPYWKSLQLQGATPRLSSGTHSLEGRPSTLLPAGLELKTAAAHAVSALSSLLDQLCLHPRSAVHTAAALTPLDAALVLPPDILHLEGSTQETQAWTRPHESLTQDQALTPLGQVLYLLDKILDGQVGSGIAATPAPTLNATLDVVIRRSLSHGTQRLFCVTMGQLDRPPDLANDGRSLWLHIGGKEATALSMFQVSMPLHGTTGGFLNCVLSLVLPLAYGYQPDLTLVVLGRTHGLQGPQPALLTALLQGPAGGRILVLVEEESTPKFAGVLAQVLHGEAPPSLGPFSVPFPEDMQALMYLRQQLEPQWKMLQVTAPS
- the HDAC10 gene encoding polyamine deacetylase HDAC10 isoform X2, which encodes MGTALVYHEDMTTARLLWDDPECELECPERLTAILERLQQSGLQQRCQRLVAQEASEAALGLVHSPEYVGLVRGTQALDTGELQALSGQYDAVYFHPSTFHCARLAVGATLQLVDAVLTGTVHNGLALVRPPGHHSQRAAANGFCVFNNVAIAAKHAKQKHGLCRILIVDWDIHHGQGIQYVFEDDPSILYFSWHRYEHAQFWPHLRDSDADVVGQGQGRGFTVNLPWNQVGMGNADYVAAFLHVLLPLAFEFDPELVLISAGFDSAIRDPEGQMQATPECFAHLTRLLQVLAGGRVCAVLEGGYHLESLSQSVCMMVQALLGDPTPPLSGPMVPCQSALESIQSVRAAQAPYWKSLQLQGATPRLSSGTHSLEGRPSTLLPAGLELKTAAAHAVSALSSLLDQLCLHPRSAVHTAAALTPLDAALVLPPDILHLEGSTQETQAWTRPHESLTQDQALTPLGQVLYLLDKILDGQVGSGIAATPAPTLNATLDVVIRRSLSHGTQRLFCVTMGQLDRPPDLANDGYVQIQSSAVDGHRTGIPGVAGGVCGCTSGARRPLLCPCSRSPCLCMGQLAGS